Proteins encoded together in one Salvelinus namaycush isolate Seneca chromosome 26, SaNama_1.0, whole genome shotgun sequence window:
- the LOC120021359 gene encoding MOB kinase activator 1B, whose translation MSFLFGNRSSKTFKPKKNIPEGSHQYELLKHAEATLGSGNLRMAVMLPDGEDLNEWVAVNTVDFFNQINMLYGTITDFCTEESCPVMSAGPKYEYHWADGTNIKKPIKCSAPKYIDYLMTWVQDQLDDETLFPSKIGVPFKRNFMSVAKTILKRLFRVYAHIYHQHFDSVMQLQEEAHLNTSFKHFIFFVQEFNLIDRKELVPLQDLIEKLTTKDR comes from the exons ATGAGCTTTCTATT TGGCAATCGGTCTTCCAAGACCTTCAAGCCCAAGAAGAACATCCCAGAGGGATCTCACCAGTATGAGCTGTTGAAACATGCCGAGGCGACACTGGGCAGTGGGAACTTACGCATGGCTGTCATGCTGCCCGATGGGGAAGACTTGAACGAGTGGGTGGCTGTCAACA CTGTAGATTTCTTCAACCAGATCAACATGCTCTATGGTACCATAACAGACTTCTGCACTGAAGAGAGCTGTCCTGTCATGTCTGCTGGGCCCAA ATATGAGTATCATTGGGCAGATGGAACCAACATCAAAAAGCCGATCAAATGCTCAGCTCCCAAGTACATTGATTACCTAATGACCTGGGTGCAGGACCAGCTCGATGACGAGACACTCTTCCCATCTAAGATAG GTGTCCCGTTCAAGCGAAACTTCATGTCAGTGGCTAAGACCATCCTGAAGCGCCTGTTCAGGGTCTACGCCCACATCTACCACCAGCACTTTGACTCTGTGATGCAGCTGCAGGAGGAGGCCCACCTAAACACCTCGTTCAAACACTTCATCTTCTTCGTTCAG GAGTTTAACTTGATTGACAGGAAAGAGCTGGTCCCACTACAGGATTTGATTGAGAAGCTGACCACCAAGGACAGATAA